The Sphingomonas sp. LY54 genome includes a region encoding these proteins:
- a CDS encoding ATP-binding protein yields the protein MMNFSSLPGAADQAPATHAVSPQMRAKARHEALGSVASVTGGGAQIEIEGRRLRELALDSDPTVAMSGQVGSQVKLESGRRWLLANVRNLRRTDSESDVISAEIDFLGEGDEDEATGRLVNFKRGVTSFPIPGNRVFPVTGDDLKQMFAADDRPHIEIGTVYPTRDVRGALYVDALLGKHFALLGSTGTGKSTATALIMHRICDMAPEGHIVMIDPHGEYSAAFKGYGELFNVDNLAMPYWLMNFEEHCEVFITSAGAERQRDSDILAKCLLLARSKNRAAEGLTKLTVDSPIPYTLSDLTNAINHEMGLLNKATDTAPFMRLKTKIDELKADPRYSFMFSGMLVADSMTGFISKIFRLPAKGKPISIVDVSGVPSDITSVVVAVLSRLVFDYAIWSRNELQRPVLLVCEEAHRYVPADKTSSGQAVRKVLERIAKEGRKYGVSLGLITQRPSDLAEGVLSQCGTIISMRLNNERDQAFVKSAMPEGARGFLDVIPALRNRECIVCGEGVSIPLRVAFDDLERDRRPASSDPAFSDLWKQTGDEEAMVARVVKRWRAQGR from the coding sequence ATGATGAACTTCAGCAGCTTGCCGGGCGCGGCCGATCAGGCGCCCGCTACCCACGCCGTTTCGCCGCAAATGCGGGCGAAGGCGCGGCACGAGGCGCTGGGTTCCGTCGCGTCCGTCACCGGCGGCGGCGCGCAGATCGAGATCGAGGGACGCCGCCTGCGCGAGCTGGCGCTGGACAGCGACCCGACGGTCGCCATGTCGGGCCAGGTCGGCAGCCAGGTGAAGCTGGAATCGGGCCGCCGCTGGCTGCTCGCCAACGTCCGGAACCTGCGCCGCACCGACAGCGAAAGCGATGTCATCAGCGCCGAGATCGACTTCCTCGGCGAAGGCGACGAGGACGAGGCGACCGGTCGGCTGGTCAATTTCAAGCGCGGCGTCACCAGCTTCCCGATTCCCGGCAACCGCGTCTTCCCGGTCACCGGCGACGACTTGAAGCAGATGTTCGCCGCCGACGACCGTCCCCATATCGAGATCGGCACCGTCTATCCGACCCGCGACGTCCGCGGCGCCCTCTATGTCGACGCCCTGCTCGGCAAGCATTTCGCTTTGCTCGGCTCGACCGGTACCGGCAAGTCGACCGCGACCGCTCTGATCATGCACCGCATCTGCGACATGGCCCCGGAAGGCCATATCGTCATGATCGATCCGCACGGCGAATATTCGGCCGCGTTCAAGGGCTATGGCGAGCTGTTCAACGTCGACAATCTCGCCATGCCTTATTGGCTGATGAACTTCGAAGAGCATTGCGAGGTGTTCATCACCTCCGCCGGCGCCGAGCGGCAGCGCGACAGCGACATCCTCGCCAAGTGTCTGCTGCTCGCCCGTTCGAAGAACCGGGCGGCCGAGGGCCTGACCAAGCTGACTGTGGATTCGCCGATCCCGTACACATTGTCGGACCTCACCAACGCCATCAATCACGAGATGGGCCTGCTCAACAAGGCGACCGACACCGCGCCCTTCATGCGGCTCAAGACCAAGATCGACGAGCTAAAGGCCGATCCGCGCTACAGTTTCATGTTTTCGGGGATGCTCGTCGCAGACAGCATGACCGGCTTCATCTCGAAGATTTTCCGCCTGCCGGCCAAGGGCAAGCCGATCTCGATCGTCGACGTCTCGGGCGTTCCGTCGGACATCACCTCGGTGGTGGTGGCCGTGCTTTCGCGCCTCGTCTTCGATTATGCGATCTGGTCGCGCAACGAGCTGCAGCGGCCGGTGCTCCTGGTCTGCGAGGAGGCGCACCGCTACGTGCCCGCCGACAAGACTTCGAGCGGCCAGGCGGTGCGCAAGGTTCTCGAGCGGATCGCCAAGGAAGGCCGTAAGTACGGCGTGTCGCTGGGGCTCATCACCCAGCGTCCGTCCGATCTGGCCGAAGGCGTGCTCTCCCAGTGCGGCACGATCATCTCGATGCGCCTCAACAACGAACGCGACCAGGCTTTCGTGAAGAGCGCGATGCCGGAGGGCGCGCGCGGCTTCCTCGACGTCATCCCGGCGCTGCGCAACCGCGAATGCATCGTCTGCGGCGAAGGCGTCTCGATCCCGCTGCGCGTGGCCTTCGACGATCTCGAGCGCGACCGCCGTCCGGCCTCGTCGGATCCGGCCTTCTCGGACCTGTGGAAGCAGACCGGCGACGAGGAGGCGATGGTCGCCCGCGTCGTCAAGCGCTGGCGCGCCCAGGGCCGCTGA
- a CDS encoding M23 family metallopeptidase: MYQFNEFSSGNGSGTAALSLDNALHRPAIARGFGSKVKDAIPAADIELVTDLGARIGSRTWWRGLATCSLLCYAAYALAPGLEPLHAASPVLPDAQWEEARTLAIAPLAYGGDTGRRMAPTDAVEPLTDTPERPSIDLVATLSSGDGFARALERAGIADEEAAAVAAMIARVMPLADLKGGTTLDLTLGRRPNRNVPRPLDALAFRADFDLKLEVNRVGGALQLTQIPIAVDNTPLRIQGTVGSSLYRTARAAGAPAKAVEAYIRALSTQLNIGSVGANDRFDIIVRHRRAATGETETGELLYAGLNRANGKDLQLMQWDQGGRLQWFEASGVGKTSGMLQRPVPGAVSSNFGMRRHPILGYSRMHKGMDFRGGYGTPILAATDGRVARAGWAGGYGKQVRINHAGGLMTSYSHMSRIVAEPGQRVRQGQVIGYIGSTGLSTGPHLHYELYRNGTPINPASVKFTMRAQLAGGELASFRQKLRNLLAVPTGAARGPVQQAEAKTDKKPAKG; this comes from the coding sequence TTGTATCAATTTAACGAGTTTTCGTCCGGCAACGGCAGCGGCACGGCCGCGCTGAGCCTGGACAATGCGCTGCACCGGCCGGCGATCGCCCGCGGTTTCGGCAGCAAGGTCAAGGACGCGATCCCCGCTGCGGATATCGAACTCGTTACCGACCTCGGCGCGCGGATCGGATCGCGCACCTGGTGGCGCGGTCTCGCGACCTGCAGCCTCCTTTGTTACGCCGCTTATGCGCTCGCCCCCGGGCTCGAGCCGCTCCACGCCGCTTCGCCGGTCCTGCCGGACGCGCAATGGGAAGAGGCCCGCACGCTCGCCATCGCACCGCTCGCTTACGGCGGCGACACCGGCCGCCGCATGGCGCCGACCGACGCGGTCGAACCGCTCACCGACACGCCCGAACGGCCCAGCATCGACCTCGTCGCCACGCTCTCCAGCGGCGACGGCTTCGCGCGCGCGCTCGAACGCGCCGGCATCGCCGACGAGGAAGCAGCGGCCGTCGCGGCCATGATCGCCCGGGTCATGCCGCTCGCCGACCTTAAGGGCGGCACGACGCTCGACCTGACTCTCGGCCGCCGCCCCAACCGCAACGTGCCGCGCCCGCTCGACGCGCTCGCCTTCCGTGCCGATTTCGATCTGAAGCTCGAGGTCAACCGTGTGGGCGGGGCGCTGCAGCTCACCCAGATCCCGATCGCGGTCGACAACACGCCGCTGCGCATCCAGGGGACGGTCGGATCCAGCCTTTACCGCACGGCGCGCGCCGCCGGCGCACCCGCCAAGGCGGTCGAGGCCTATATCCGCGCACTCTCCACCCAGCTCAACATCGGCTCGGTCGGCGCTAACGATCGCTTCGACATCATCGTCCGGCACCGCCGCGCCGCCACCGGCGAGACCGAGACCGGCGAACTCCTCTATGCCGGCCTCAACCGCGCCAACGGCAAGGACCTGCAATTGATGCAGTGGGACCAGGGCGGCCGCCTGCAATGGTTCGAGGCCTCGGGCGTCGGCAAGACCAGCGGAATGCTGCAGCGCCCGGTTCCGGGCGCGGTTTCCTCCAATTTCGGCATGCGCCGCCACCCGATCCTCGGTTACTCGCGCATGCACAAGGGCATGGACTTCCGCGGCGGCTACGGCACGCCGATCCTCGCCGCCACCGACGGCCGCGTCGCCCGCGCCGGCTGGGCCGGGGGCTACGGCAAGCAGGTCCGGATCAACCATGCCGGGGGCCTGATGACCAGCTACAGCCACATGAGCCGGATCGTCGCCGAGCCCGGACAGCGCGTCCGCCAGGGCCAGGTGATCGGCTATATCGGCTCCACCGGCCTCTCGACCGGCCCGCACCTCCATTACGAGCTCTATCGCAACGGCACGCCGATCAACCCGGCGTCGGTCAAGTTCACGATGCGCGCCCAGCTTGCCGGCGGCGAGCTCGCCAGCTTCCGGCAGAAGCTGCGCAACCTGCTCGCAGTCCCGACCGGCGCGGCGCGCGGCCCGGTCCAGCAGGCGGAAGCCAAGACCGACAAGAAGCCCGCCAAGGGCTGA
- a CDS encoding TIGR02186 family protein, which yields MTWVRILALLLFWPLTIGATEPKLVPDVSHRDIEIRYSFTGAELLLFGAIVYPDGRIPKTPDIAVVIKGPMVPIIVREKQKVAGIWMNVESERFRSAPSFYAVASSRPLPELVDERTAAIYELGLDNMQLSPGAGATPEERRRFEEGLIDLMKRRQLYLEDPTGVEITEGVLYRARVDIPARVPVGEYTAETFLIQDGRVVAAAVREIRIEKLGFERFVAMAAERWSIAYGLFAVLVSLLLGWGASALFRRT from the coding sequence GTGACCTGGGTCCGGATACTGGCGCTGCTCCTGTTCTGGCCGCTGACGATCGGCGCCACCGAGCCCAAGCTCGTGCCCGACGTGTCGCATCGCGACATCGAGATACGCTACAGTTTCACCGGCGCCGAACTGCTGCTGTTCGGCGCGATCGTCTATCCCGACGGCCGCATACCGAAGACGCCGGACATCGCGGTCGTGATCAAGGGCCCGATGGTGCCGATCATCGTCCGCGAAAAGCAGAAGGTGGCGGGCATCTGGATGAACGTCGAGAGCGAGCGCTTCCGCTCCGCCCCCTCTTTCTACGCCGTCGCCTCTTCGCGCCCGCTGCCCGAGCTGGTCGACGAGCGCACCGCCGCGATCTACGAGCTTGGCCTCGACAATATGCAATTGTCGCCCGGCGCCGGCGCCACCCCCGAGGAGCGCCGCCGCTTCGAGGAAGGGCTGATCGACCTGATGAAGCGGCGCCAGCTCTATTTGGAGGATCCCACCGGCGTCGAGATAACGGAGGGCGTTCTCTATCGGGCGCGGGTCGACATTCCGGCGCGGGTGCCGGTCGGCGAATACACCGCCGAGACCTTCCTCATCCAGGACGGACGCGTGGTTGCCGCCGCGGTGCGGGAGATCCGGATCGAGAAGCTCGGCTTCGAGCGCTTCGTCGCAATGGCGGCCGAGCGCTGGTCGATCGCCTACGGCCTGTTCGCGGTTCTGGTGTCGCTATTGCTGGGCTGGGGCGCGAGCGCGCTGTTCCGGCGCACGTAG
- a CDS encoding sulfite exporter TauE/SafE family protein: MDIYLPVAGLSVNALMIIGLGGVVGLLTGMLGVGGGFLTTPILIFYGIPPAVAVASATTQITGTSVSGVMAHRRRKGVDYRMGGVLVVGGIFGAGAGGALFRLLQDSGQIDTVIAMLYVLLLGGIGILMARESAEALEIIKPKPDKKPARRHHPLIAVLPLRWRFYHSGLYISPLAPLLLGFFSGMMTVLLGVGGGFIVVPAMIYLLGMSTMMVVGTSLFQILFVTAATTLIHATTTKSVDIVLAALLLLGSVIGAQFGARFAQTVKPELLRMGLAIVVIAVALRMALQLGWRPAEIYTVQLL, encoded by the coding sequence ATGGATATCTATTTGCCCGTCGCCGGCCTGTCCGTAAACGCGCTGATGATCATCGGCCTCGGCGGCGTCGTCGGCCTGCTGACCGGCATGCTCGGCGTCGGCGGTGGTTTCCTCACCACGCCGATCCTGATCTTCTACGGCATCCCGCCCGCGGTCGCGGTCGCGTCGGCGACGACGCAGATCACCGGCACCAGCGTGTCGGGCGTGATGGCCCATCGCCGCCGCAAGGGCGTCGATTACCGGATGGGCGGCGTGCTCGTGGTCGGCGGCATATTCGGCGCGGGCGCCGGCGGCGCGCTCTTCCGCCTGCTTCAGGACAGCGGCCAGATCGATACGGTCATCGCCATGCTCTATGTCCTGCTGCTCGGCGGCATCGGCATATTGATGGCCCGGGAATCGGCCGAGGCCCTGGAGATCATCAAGCCCAAGCCCGACAAGAAGCCCGCGCGTCGCCATCATCCGCTGATCGCGGTGCTGCCGCTGCGCTGGCGCTTCTATCATTCCGGCCTCTACATCTCGCCGCTGGCGCCGCTCCTGCTCGGTTTCTTCTCGGGCATGATGACGGTGCTGCTCGGCGTCGGCGGCGGCTTCATCGTCGTGCCGGCGATGATCTACCTGCTCGGCATGTCGACCATGATGGTGGTCGGAACGTCGCTGTTCCAGATCCTGTTCGTCACCGCCGCGACGACCTTGATCCACGCCACCACGACCAAGTCGGTCGATATCGTGCTGGCGGCTCTGCTGCTGCTCGGCAGCGTGATCGGCGCCCAGTTTGGCGCCCGTTTCGCTCAGACGGTAAAGCCGGAGCTGCTGCGCATGGGCCTCGCGATCGTCGTCATCGCGGTGGCGCTGCGCATGGCGCTACAGCTCGGCTGGCGACCGGCCGAAATCTATACGGTGCAGTTGCTGTGA